A section of the Phaseolus vulgaris cultivar G19833 chromosome 8, P. vulgaris v2.0, whole genome shotgun sequence genome encodes:
- the LOC137824014 gene encoding cucumisin-like isoform X1 has product MKALILSHLLQILTCILLLTPSFSKDDRKLYIVYMGEYPKDMEITDSFHTSMVQSVLGSKFASDTLLHRYKTFNGFVASLTKEESERMKGMDGVVSVIPERVYSVQTSRSWDFLNFPENVPRTNVESNTIVGVIDSGIWANSGSFTDGGFGPPPQKWKGKCDNFTCNYKVIGARYFRIGGQFEPEDIINPTDTSGHGSHCASTAAGNRVPNANLFGLGSGIARGGVPSARIAVYKVCWTSGCMNTDILAGYDAAIADGVDIISISVGPTKVQHLEYFDDESAIGAYHAMKSGILTSKTADNLGPNRYTMVNLAPWFLSVAASTIDRKFFTDLKLGNGQIIQGVSVNTFIPTQSNGYPLIFGGDVPAPGFNSSESSMCIDNSLNGALVRGKIVLCDGYYPSERVGFASGAAGVIFSSTLPLVAAYVFALPAMHISANDGQSVYNYLKSTSNPAAIISKSYEGIDSAAPYIAPFSSRGPNRITPNILKPDIAAPGVDILAAWSPISPISSVKGDRRTSYTNIISGTSMACPHVTATAVYVKSFHPSWSPAVLKSALMTTATPLNPALNSDAEFAYGAGQINPLKAVNPGLVYDLGPNDYINFLCGQGYSTVLLRRITGDKNTCTSANRGSVFNLNLPSFALATARSSYNDVTYGRTVTNVGSARSTYRAIISGYPSSLNIQVVPNVLTFTSVGQSLSFTVRIQGTINANLDSFSLTWDDGTHQVRSPIVVYVP; this is encoded by the exons ATGAAGGCTTTAATATTGTCGCATCTTCTTCAAATTCTTACATGCATTCTGCTATTGACTCCCTCATTTTCTAAAGATGATCGGAAA CTTTACATAGTCTACATGGGAGAATATCCAAAGGACATGGAAATCACAGATTCATTTCACACCAGTATGGTTCAAAGTGTTCTGGGCAG CAAATTTGCATCAGATACTTTGCTGCACCGCTACAAGACTTTCAATGGATTTGTGGCGAGTCTAACCAAAGAAGAATCAGAAAGAATGAaag GAATGGATGGTGTGGTGTCTGTTATTCCAGAAAGAGTCTACAGTGTCCAAACATCAAGGTCCTGGGACTTCCTTAACTTCCCTGAAAATGTCCCAAGAACAAATGTAGAAAGTAACACAATTGTTGGAGTAATCGATAGTGGAATTTGGGCTAATTCCGGTAGCTTTACTGATGGAGGCTTTGGTCCACCACCACAGAAATGGAAGGGAAAATGCGATAACTTCACTTGCAATTA CAAAGTAATTGGGGCAAGATATTTTCGTATTGGGGGTCAGTTCGAGCCAGAGGACATCATAAATCCAACTGATACTTCTGGTCACGGGTCTCACTGTGCATCCACTGCAGCTGGAAACCGTGTTCCCAATGCAAATCTGTTTGGGCTTGGGTCAGGAATAGCAAGAGGAGGAGTTCCATCAGCACGCATTGCTGTGTATAAAGTTTGTTGGACATCGGGTTGTATGAATACTGACATTCTTGCAGGATATGATGCAGCCATTGCGGATGGTGTTGATATTATTTCTATTTCAGTGGGACCAACAAAGGTCCAACACCTGGAATATTTTGATGATGAATCTGCAATAGGAGCTTACCATGCAATGAAGAGTGGCATATTAACTTCTAAAACAGCAGACAATTTGGGTCCAAATCGTTACACAATGGTGAATCTTGCACCCTGGTTCCTTTCTGTGGCTGCCAGCACTATAGACAGAAAGTTTTTCACTGATCTCAAACTGGGTAATGGCCAGATCATCCAG GGAGTTTCAGTGAATACATTTATTCCTACACAGAGTAATGGTTACCCTTTAATTTTTGGAGGAGATGTACCAGCTCCTGGATTTAATAGTTCCGAATCCAG TATGTGCATTGATAATTCTTTAAATGGAGCTTTGGTGAGAGGGAAAATTGTTTTATGTGATGGCTATTATCCTTCCGAACGTGTGGGATTTGCTTCTGGGGCTGCTGGTGTCATATTCAGCAGTACATTGCCTTTAGTTGCCGCATATGTATTTGCATTGCCAGCAATGCACATTAGCGCAAATGATGGACAATccgtatataattatttaaagtcAACAAG TAATCCAGCAGCTATCATATCCAAGAGTTACGAAGGAATAGACTCAGCAGCCCCTTACATTGCTCCTTTCTCATCAAGAGGTCCCAATAGGATCACTCCAAACATTCTTAAG CCTGATATAGCAGCTCCAGGAGTTGACATTCTGGCTGCATGGTCTCCAATTTCTCCTATTTCTTCAGTTAAAGGAGATAGGAGAACATCGTATACGAATATAATATCTGGAACTTCAATGGCATGCCCTCATGTTACTGCAACAGCTGTTTATGTCAAATCATTTCATCCCAGCTGGTCTCCTGCTGTACTTAAATCCGCATTGATGACAACTG CTACCCCTCTGAATCCTGCACTTAATTCGGATGCTGAATTTGCTTACGGTGCGGGGCAAATCAATCCTTTGAAGGCAGTAAATCCTGGACTAGTTTATGATCTTGGTCCGAAtgattatattaattttctgtGTGGACAAGGTTATAGTACAGTATTGTTGCGAAGAATTACGGGAGATAAGAATACTTGTACATCAGCAAATAGAGGATCTGTTTTCAACCTTAACCTCCCATCATTTGCTCTAGCAACCGCTCGCTCAAGTTACAACGATGTCACTTACGGTAGAACTGTCACTAATGTTGGATCAGCTAGATCCACATATAGGGCAATAATATCTGGATATCCATCTTCTTTAAACATCCAAGTAGTGCCAAATGTTTTGACCTTCACATCTGTGGGTCAGAGCCTGTCCTTCACCGTTAGGATTCAAGGAACCATTAATGCAAACTTGGATTCTTTTTCTTTGACTTGGGATGATGGCACTCATCAGGTAAGGAGCCCCATTGTCGTTTATGTTCCATAA
- the LOC137824014 gene encoding cucumisin-like isoform X2, with amino-acid sequence MGEYPKDMEITDSFHTSMVQSVLGSKFASDTLLHRYKTFNGFVASLTKEESERMKGMDGVVSVIPERVYSVQTSRSWDFLNFPENVPRTNVESNTIVGVIDSGIWANSGSFTDGGFGPPPQKWKGKCDNFTCNYKVIGARYFRIGGQFEPEDIINPTDTSGHGSHCASTAAGNRVPNANLFGLGSGIARGGVPSARIAVYKVCWTSGCMNTDILAGYDAAIADGVDIISISVGPTKVQHLEYFDDESAIGAYHAMKSGILTSKTADNLGPNRYTMVNLAPWFLSVAASTIDRKFFTDLKLGNGQIIQGVSVNTFIPTQSNGYPLIFGGDVPAPGFNSSESSMCIDNSLNGALVRGKIVLCDGYYPSERVGFASGAAGVIFSSTLPLVAAYVFALPAMHISANDGQSVYNYLKSTSNPAAIISKSYEGIDSAAPYIAPFSSRGPNRITPNILKPDIAAPGVDILAAWSPISPISSVKGDRRTSYTNIISGTSMACPHVTATAVYVKSFHPSWSPAVLKSALMTTATPLNPALNSDAEFAYGAGQINPLKAVNPGLVYDLGPNDYINFLCGQGYSTVLLRRITGDKNTCTSANRGSVFNLNLPSFALATARSSYNDVTYGRTVTNVGSARSTYRAIISGYPSSLNIQVVPNVLTFTSVGQSLSFTVRIQGTINANLDSFSLTWDDGTHQVRSPIVVYVP; translated from the exons ATGGGAGAATATCCAAAGGACATGGAAATCACAGATTCATTTCACACCAGTATGGTTCAAAGTGTTCTGGGCAG CAAATTTGCATCAGATACTTTGCTGCACCGCTACAAGACTTTCAATGGATTTGTGGCGAGTCTAACCAAAGAAGAATCAGAAAGAATGAaag GAATGGATGGTGTGGTGTCTGTTATTCCAGAAAGAGTCTACAGTGTCCAAACATCAAGGTCCTGGGACTTCCTTAACTTCCCTGAAAATGTCCCAAGAACAAATGTAGAAAGTAACACAATTGTTGGAGTAATCGATAGTGGAATTTGGGCTAATTCCGGTAGCTTTACTGATGGAGGCTTTGGTCCACCACCACAGAAATGGAAGGGAAAATGCGATAACTTCACTTGCAATTA CAAAGTAATTGGGGCAAGATATTTTCGTATTGGGGGTCAGTTCGAGCCAGAGGACATCATAAATCCAACTGATACTTCTGGTCACGGGTCTCACTGTGCATCCACTGCAGCTGGAAACCGTGTTCCCAATGCAAATCTGTTTGGGCTTGGGTCAGGAATAGCAAGAGGAGGAGTTCCATCAGCACGCATTGCTGTGTATAAAGTTTGTTGGACATCGGGTTGTATGAATACTGACATTCTTGCAGGATATGATGCAGCCATTGCGGATGGTGTTGATATTATTTCTATTTCAGTGGGACCAACAAAGGTCCAACACCTGGAATATTTTGATGATGAATCTGCAATAGGAGCTTACCATGCAATGAAGAGTGGCATATTAACTTCTAAAACAGCAGACAATTTGGGTCCAAATCGTTACACAATGGTGAATCTTGCACCCTGGTTCCTTTCTGTGGCTGCCAGCACTATAGACAGAAAGTTTTTCACTGATCTCAAACTGGGTAATGGCCAGATCATCCAG GGAGTTTCAGTGAATACATTTATTCCTACACAGAGTAATGGTTACCCTTTAATTTTTGGAGGAGATGTACCAGCTCCTGGATTTAATAGTTCCGAATCCAG TATGTGCATTGATAATTCTTTAAATGGAGCTTTGGTGAGAGGGAAAATTGTTTTATGTGATGGCTATTATCCTTCCGAACGTGTGGGATTTGCTTCTGGGGCTGCTGGTGTCATATTCAGCAGTACATTGCCTTTAGTTGCCGCATATGTATTTGCATTGCCAGCAATGCACATTAGCGCAAATGATGGACAATccgtatataattatttaaagtcAACAAG TAATCCAGCAGCTATCATATCCAAGAGTTACGAAGGAATAGACTCAGCAGCCCCTTACATTGCTCCTTTCTCATCAAGAGGTCCCAATAGGATCACTCCAAACATTCTTAAG CCTGATATAGCAGCTCCAGGAGTTGACATTCTGGCTGCATGGTCTCCAATTTCTCCTATTTCTTCAGTTAAAGGAGATAGGAGAACATCGTATACGAATATAATATCTGGAACTTCAATGGCATGCCCTCATGTTACTGCAACAGCTGTTTATGTCAAATCATTTCATCCCAGCTGGTCTCCTGCTGTACTTAAATCCGCATTGATGACAACTG CTACCCCTCTGAATCCTGCACTTAATTCGGATGCTGAATTTGCTTACGGTGCGGGGCAAATCAATCCTTTGAAGGCAGTAAATCCTGGACTAGTTTATGATCTTGGTCCGAAtgattatattaattttctgtGTGGACAAGGTTATAGTACAGTATTGTTGCGAAGAATTACGGGAGATAAGAATACTTGTACATCAGCAAATAGAGGATCTGTTTTCAACCTTAACCTCCCATCATTTGCTCTAGCAACCGCTCGCTCAAGTTACAACGATGTCACTTACGGTAGAACTGTCACTAATGTTGGATCAGCTAGATCCACATATAGGGCAATAATATCTGGATATCCATCTTCTTTAAACATCCAAGTAGTGCCAAATGTTTTGACCTTCACATCTGTGGGTCAGAGCCTGTCCTTCACCGTTAGGATTCAAGGAACCATTAATGCAAACTTGGATTCTTTTTCTTTGACTTGGGATGATGGCACTCATCAGGTAAGGAGCCCCATTGTCGTTTATGTTCCATAA
- the LOC137824014 gene encoding cucumisin-like isoform X3, with protein sequence MKGMDGVVSVIPERVYSVQTSRSWDFLNFPENVPRTNVESNTIVGVIDSGIWANSGSFTDGGFGPPPQKWKGKCDNFTCNYKVIGARYFRIGGQFEPEDIINPTDTSGHGSHCASTAAGNRVPNANLFGLGSGIARGGVPSARIAVYKVCWTSGCMNTDILAGYDAAIADGVDIISISVGPTKVQHLEYFDDESAIGAYHAMKSGILTSKTADNLGPNRYTMVNLAPWFLSVAASTIDRKFFTDLKLGNGQIIQGVSVNTFIPTQSNGYPLIFGGDVPAPGFNSSESSMCIDNSLNGALVRGKIVLCDGYYPSERVGFASGAAGVIFSSTLPLVAAYVFALPAMHISANDGQSVYNYLKSTSNPAAIISKSYEGIDSAAPYIAPFSSRGPNRITPNILKPDIAAPGVDILAAWSPISPISSVKGDRRTSYTNIISGTSMACPHVTATAVYVKSFHPSWSPAVLKSALMTTATPLNPALNSDAEFAYGAGQINPLKAVNPGLVYDLGPNDYINFLCGQGYSTVLLRRITGDKNTCTSANRGSVFNLNLPSFALATARSSYNDVTYGRTVTNVGSARSTYRAIISGYPSSLNIQVVPNVLTFTSVGQSLSFTVRIQGTINANLDSFSLTWDDGTHQVRSPIVVYVP encoded by the exons ATGAaag GAATGGATGGTGTGGTGTCTGTTATTCCAGAAAGAGTCTACAGTGTCCAAACATCAAGGTCCTGGGACTTCCTTAACTTCCCTGAAAATGTCCCAAGAACAAATGTAGAAAGTAACACAATTGTTGGAGTAATCGATAGTGGAATTTGGGCTAATTCCGGTAGCTTTACTGATGGAGGCTTTGGTCCACCACCACAGAAATGGAAGGGAAAATGCGATAACTTCACTTGCAATTA CAAAGTAATTGGGGCAAGATATTTTCGTATTGGGGGTCAGTTCGAGCCAGAGGACATCATAAATCCAACTGATACTTCTGGTCACGGGTCTCACTGTGCATCCACTGCAGCTGGAAACCGTGTTCCCAATGCAAATCTGTTTGGGCTTGGGTCAGGAATAGCAAGAGGAGGAGTTCCATCAGCACGCATTGCTGTGTATAAAGTTTGTTGGACATCGGGTTGTATGAATACTGACATTCTTGCAGGATATGATGCAGCCATTGCGGATGGTGTTGATATTATTTCTATTTCAGTGGGACCAACAAAGGTCCAACACCTGGAATATTTTGATGATGAATCTGCAATAGGAGCTTACCATGCAATGAAGAGTGGCATATTAACTTCTAAAACAGCAGACAATTTGGGTCCAAATCGTTACACAATGGTGAATCTTGCACCCTGGTTCCTTTCTGTGGCTGCCAGCACTATAGACAGAAAGTTTTTCACTGATCTCAAACTGGGTAATGGCCAGATCATCCAG GGAGTTTCAGTGAATACATTTATTCCTACACAGAGTAATGGTTACCCTTTAATTTTTGGAGGAGATGTACCAGCTCCTGGATTTAATAGTTCCGAATCCAG TATGTGCATTGATAATTCTTTAAATGGAGCTTTGGTGAGAGGGAAAATTGTTTTATGTGATGGCTATTATCCTTCCGAACGTGTGGGATTTGCTTCTGGGGCTGCTGGTGTCATATTCAGCAGTACATTGCCTTTAGTTGCCGCATATGTATTTGCATTGCCAGCAATGCACATTAGCGCAAATGATGGACAATccgtatataattatttaaagtcAACAAG TAATCCAGCAGCTATCATATCCAAGAGTTACGAAGGAATAGACTCAGCAGCCCCTTACATTGCTCCTTTCTCATCAAGAGGTCCCAATAGGATCACTCCAAACATTCTTAAG CCTGATATAGCAGCTCCAGGAGTTGACATTCTGGCTGCATGGTCTCCAATTTCTCCTATTTCTTCAGTTAAAGGAGATAGGAGAACATCGTATACGAATATAATATCTGGAACTTCAATGGCATGCCCTCATGTTACTGCAACAGCTGTTTATGTCAAATCATTTCATCCCAGCTGGTCTCCTGCTGTACTTAAATCCGCATTGATGACAACTG CTACCCCTCTGAATCCTGCACTTAATTCGGATGCTGAATTTGCTTACGGTGCGGGGCAAATCAATCCTTTGAAGGCAGTAAATCCTGGACTAGTTTATGATCTTGGTCCGAAtgattatattaattttctgtGTGGACAAGGTTATAGTACAGTATTGTTGCGAAGAATTACGGGAGATAAGAATACTTGTACATCAGCAAATAGAGGATCTGTTTTCAACCTTAACCTCCCATCATTTGCTCTAGCAACCGCTCGCTCAAGTTACAACGATGTCACTTACGGTAGAACTGTCACTAATGTTGGATCAGCTAGATCCACATATAGGGCAATAATATCTGGATATCCATCTTCTTTAAACATCCAAGTAGTGCCAAATGTTTTGACCTTCACATCTGTGGGTCAGAGCCTGTCCTTCACCGTTAGGATTCAAGGAACCATTAATGCAAACTTGGATTCTTTTTCTTTGACTTGGGATGATGGCACTCATCAGGTAAGGAGCCCCATTGTCGTTTATGTTCCATAA